From the Shewanella amazonensis SB2B genome, one window contains:
- a CDS encoding DMT family protein, with translation MHPALTTVALLCLSNIFMTFAWYGHLKSLNHKPWIIAALVSWGIALFEYLLQVPANRIGYTVMNVGQLKILQEVITLSLFVPFAYFYLKEPLKLDYLWAGLCILGAVYFIFRSEFS, from the coding sequence CCACTGTTGCCCTGCTCTGTCTGTCGAATATCTTTATGACATTCGCCTGGTATGGACATCTCAAGTCGCTCAACCATAAACCATGGATAATTGCGGCGCTGGTCAGCTGGGGCATAGCCCTGTTCGAGTACCTGTTGCAGGTACCTGCCAATCGCATTGGCTACACGGTAATGAATGTGGGCCAGCTTAAAATTTTGCAGGAAGTGATCACTCTGAGTCTGTTTGTGCCCTTTGCCTATTTCTATCTCAAAGAGCCATTGAAACTCGACTATCTCTGGGCTGGCCTGTGTATTCTTGGGGCGGTGTACTTTATTTTCCGCAGCGAATTCAGCTAA